TGCAGCAGGATGATATATTCATCTCCGCCATTTCTATATAGTTTTCCCCCTTTAGGAGTAACTAGTTTAATGCGATCTGCAATCATTTTCAGAATTTCGTCAGCGCCGTTTCTACCGATTGAATCGTTGATTGTATTGAAACGATCCAAATCCAAATGGATTAATGAAAGTTGTTCATCACTTCGAAAGGCATATTCAGCGTCAGCATCAAAATGCTCTTTCAATGCACGTCTGTTCCATAAACCCGTCAATTGATCATGATAGGAAAGGAATAATAATCTCTCATTGTTTTTGTGGTGAAAGGAAGTATCTCTCAAAATCAAATGGATTTCCTTTATATCTCCACGTATAGCAACAGGGATTGTCTTGACATATGTTGATAAATATTTGCCCCTCTTATGAAAGAACTTGATTCCTTCCATTTCAATAGACTCGCCGGAAAACGCTCGTGTTAGAAAGTCATTAAACTCTTTGTTTTTATCTTCGCCGATCAAATCGAGAATGGCACGACCCGTCAATTCTTTTAATCGGTAACCGAACGCTTTATGGACAGCGATATTCGCATATAAAATACGTCCACTCAAATTAATTGTAATAATCGGGTCCAAGTTATGATCGATGACAGACTTGTACTTATGTTCAAATTCCAATCTTTTGTTGCGTTCCATCATCAATTCATCCCGCAGTCTGTTATTGTCCATGAATGCCTCCATGCATGTCGCTGCTCCTATGTACAATAATTTTGTTTATAGACGCCGAAACAGATTTTTCTACTTTATTTTACAAGTATACCTTTATATTCGACAAAAAAATAGCCGTTCGCAAAAATTTCGGTTTTCTTATTCAAATTGCTTTTAAAATTTTTTAAGAAGCAGTATGATAGGGTTGAATGGAATTTATATCGTAAAGAGGGGGAATCAATTGAAAAAAGAAGAAACGGTGCGTCAACTTGCCATTGCAATTTATACTGTAAACAGGCATGCGAAAACAGCAACGAATAATCGTGAACTTTATACATTAAAAAACAAAGCGATCCAAAGGCTGTTGCAGTCGGGCGACGCAAATAAAATCGGCTTGCATTTTGTCGACAATCCTCAGCTTAGCCAACAAAGCTCCACTGTGCTCGTAAAGTGCAGCGATTTCCTCTTTCATACCTTACCGGAAAAAGACGACTTCACGTCCCTTCCCCATTTAGGCGCACAAGACCAAACTTTCCGTAATCCACAAGAGCGAATGAATTTAAAAACTGCTAAGGAATTATTGATCGATTTTCTCGGGGAGCAAATTGCACCAAAGAGTGCCAAGAAAAAAACGTTCATCCCAAAACGTCCTAAAGTATCAAACACACAATCGTTCAGATCATCCTACTTGGATGGAAAATAATTAGCGGGCTGTTCCGGCAATCAGATCGATTGATTTGCTGAACAGCCCCTTTTTACTCGCTACTCACGCAGAAGGAGATGCTTTACGTTCGTCTATATTGTTTGTATAAAACCTGCGTTCCTTTTTCACCGTATCCTTCTTCAACAAGCTCGCTGTACATTTCCTTCGCCAATTGCAGTCCAGGTAAAGGCAAGCTCATTTGCTCCGCTTCCGCCAAAGCGATATTCATATCCTTCAGGAAATGCTTAACGTAAAAACCTGGTTCGAAATCCCCTTTGATCATCCGTGGCGCCAAGTTTGAAAGTGACCATGATCCTGCAGCGCCCGAAGAAATGGATTGAAGGACCGTCTCTGCATCGAGTCCAGCTTCCTTCCCATACGCAATCGCTTCGCATACCCCGATCATGTTTGTCGCAATGGCGATCTGGTTGCACATTTTCGTATGTTGACCAGCACCAGCTTCCCCTTGATAGACAATCTGCTTTCCGAATACTTGCAAGAGAGGAAGAACTTCTTTGAACGTCTGTTCATTCCCTCCGCACATAATGGAGAGTGTTCCGTTTTGTGCGCCTACATCTCCGCCAGAAACTGGTGCGTCAATTGAAGATATCCCTTTCTTTTCAGCTTCAACAGCAATCCGTTTTGCTAATGCAGGACTGGATGTCGTCATGTCTATGAGAACCATCCCTTCTCTGGCATTCTCTATAATCCCATCAGCAGAATAATAGACCTCCTCCACATCGGATGGATATCCGACCATCGTCAAAACGACATCCGCGGTTGCAGTCGCTTGTCCCGCAGTTTCAGCCCATTGTGCGCCATGCGTAATCAGCGCTTCCGCTTTTTCCTTAGTGCGGGTGAATACGGTCACATCGTACTCTGCATTCAATAAATGCTTGACGATGCTACTGCCCATGACCCCTGTTCCGATAAATGCAATCTTCTTTTTCCCCATATTAATCCCTCCATTTTTGTTCGCAATATTCATTATAAGCGTTTTGGACAAAAAAAGGAGGACAGATCCTGTAAAGGGTCTGTCCTCAAAAGGGGGAAATGAGAATGTTGCTGTGTTCAATTATAATGTCCCCCGTTTCAAAACTTCTTAAACCTCTTTTTCAAAAAAAGTTTTTTTAATGTGTTCAATCTCTTGGATGAATGTTGAATGCTCCTTTTCTGAAGGAGTGCGAGATCCATAACGAACGTCATTATAAATCGATAAAATTAAATCATTCTGCTTCCAACCCATACGCGAAAACCATTCTTTCACAGTTTCACCATGCATGCGGCTGAAATTGTGTTTTTGCGCTTCTTTCTCGAATTGGAGGAAGGTTTCCCGCACTTCATCCCGTGCAGATGAGTAGTCATACAACAACTGACGTTGCTCTTCGGGTTTTGCTTTTCTACCTTTAAATGAAAAGGAGTAGTTTTCTAATCTTTCCACATCACGTTTCTTCCCTTTTCGCATTATGAGAAGAATAGCGATACTAATCAGTATGACAAATGCTACTGCCAATGAAGTGTATTCAAATATGGAAGATGAGGCACCATAAGTCTCCAATTCCCCCTGCAATTCAAAGTCAACGAATCCGCTTTCGGGTTCCACTAAATTTTCTTCGATGAACTTTTCTGCGCCTGATTTGAAATACTCAATGATAGGCTCCATCGTTTTTCCGAAAAGGGTCAGCACTCCTCCGAAGAGAAAGCCTGCTACACTAATCATACCTCTTCTCACAGGGTCTAAAGTAAATAAGACGACAACATATACAAGTGACCCCAATCCGATAATATAACCGAAAACCCTGCCCGCTTCCCTCACCTTGAAATTGCCTAATTGCCTGCTGTTCACGGTAACTGAAATCATCCGTATGAAAAAATAAAGGAAGGAGGTAACGAGGAACAGGATAATCTGTTGTCTCATCAGAACTTCGGGACTATAATAGGCGAAAAGCAATCGTGCCAGGAAAAACAGAAAGACAAAAACAAGTGTGTTTACAGTCAAAAATGGCCACCCTTGAATTCTGGATCCATTGAAATTCGCTTGGATTCTCCACAATACATAAACAAAGAAAATTAGCATATTCATCAGCGGCGCATTGAAAAGAAGAATCGGGGCCGTAACAACCAGTGCCAAACCTGCGCCGTATCCAAGCGAATAGTCCCGATTATAAAACAGGAAAAAGGAAATGATTCCTCCGATGATTGATATGAACAGCCATACATAAGGCATGATGGAACCGGTTTCCCCTAAAAAGAAAATGAATAGATAGGATAGGAGGAACATTTCGACAATTAGGCGTTCAGATAAGTTGAATCGGTTCCGGTCTTTTTCATATGTTGATTGTCCCAAATCCTTTCATTCCTTTCATGAGAATTGTCCAAGATGACTTCATAGCGTTTAATCCATTGTTTTGCAAGAGCTTTGACACGGTCATTTTCATGACTGATCAAAACGACGGTCTGCGGAAGCTGCCCATGACTTTCCATATGCCGAAGCATTTCCTCGAAAGGCAATTTTGCATGCTTATCCGATATTTTCGCAAGCATGACCATCACTTTTTGAAATTGCACTTTACCCGATCCGCTCGGCAGTAATAAATAAGGTTTCGCTCCAAAACTTCGAATATTAATCGCTACTGAATAAGGAATATCATTCTTCATGCAGTAATCCGCATACGAAACGAGGCGCTCCACCTTTTTTTCAAAGTCCAAAAAGCCTCTGTCCTTTTCAATCGCGTTCATCATTAAAACGACACTTTGCGAGCTGACAGGCAGAAATTCCTTTGTTTGCAGCTTCTGCATCCGGGCACTTGCTGTCCAATGGATATGATCAAAACGATCTGTCGGAATGTATTCCCTTGTGCCGATCGGTTGGAATTCATCCTGGAATAGTGATTGCTTCAGTTCGGTTTCGCCCGGTTTATAAGGTGATGATTTTAATTCCCTGCCAAGCGATGTCACCCTAGGGTACACTAAACTTTGATAATATATCGGTTCATTTAGCTCCATATGGACAAATCCGTCTCCGAATAAATGCGGGATTTCCAACATAACCCTTGTCACTCTAGACAAGCCCCTCTTTTTTCCTTCCAGGGGGATACGGATTTCCACTTTTTTATTCCCGCCTATTGCAAAAGGGACTGTTAAATCATATATTCCGCTGTAGTGTCTCTTGTTATCCGAACTTGGCGCAACCGCGTCTTCCAAGGAAATAGTTAACGTCCCATTCCATATTGGTACTGTTCCATTTTCGAACTCTAAGACGAGCTCTTCCCTTTCGCCAATCAGAATCCGTTTCTGCTTTGCTCTAAATGTAACTGAGAGGTGCTGTCCAACCTTCGAAAAATAAATATTCTGGAAGGCGAGCATTGCAAATACTGCTGCAAAACATGCGGCAAGCCAAACTTGTAAATAAATGAAGGCAAAAATGAAGAAAACTCCAGTGATCGCCATCCCTTGGTGAATCGATCTGAACCCATGTTCATAGCGTATCCACTTCATTAGACTGTCGCCTCAAGTGGTGCTGTAATGGAATTCATGATTTCTTGAAGCACTTCTTCGATCGTCTTTGTCAATACCCCTTCCGTCGAAAGTTCCATCCGGTGTAATGCGGCTGGTGGAAGGATGTATTTGACATCATCCGGAGTAACGTAATCCCTGCCTTCTATATATGCTTTCGTCCTGGCAGCCTGAAGAATTGCAAGAGCCGCACGGGAACTTAAGCCAAGCTCCAGGAAAGGATGCTCTCTCGTTGCACGTACGATTTTCAATATATACTTTTCGACATCTGTATGGACTGTCACTTCTGCGGCATCAGCAGACCATGTTCTGACCGTCCTCGCATCGATGATAGCATTCGTCCTGATCTGTCCAGGGTTCTTGCCGTATTGCCGCAGTATATCATGCTCCTCTTCAAACGATGGATAATCGATGTTCAACTTAAACAAAAATCGATCCAGCTGGGCCGCCGGCAAAGGAAATGTCCCTTGCTGCGATTCAATTGGATTCTGTGTCGCAATGACCATGAACGGCATCGGCAAGGAAAGCGTTTCACCGTCGATTGTCACTTGCCTTTCTTCCATCGACTCCAAAAGGCTTGATTGTGTCCGGGGGGTCGCCCTATTTATTTCATCCGCCAATAATATGTTTGTCGAGACCGGGCCGGCCTTCAGGATAAATTCCTGCGACTGGGGATTAAAATAGCGGATGCCAGTCACATCCGATGGCAATACATCCGGAGTAAATTGCACACGCTTAAAATCCCCTTTAAAAGCGTTAGCAAAGCTCTTAGCCATCATTGTTTTACCGGAACCTGGAACACTCTCCAGTAAAACATGTCCCTGTTGTAAAAGTGCGATAAGCATTAAATCGAATTCTTTCTCTCTGCCAATTACCGCTTGGTTCAATTCTTTTCGGAAGTCCTTAATCGTTACCATTACTACCCCACCCTTTCTAGTCTCTATCCATTCCTTAGTCCAGGCATTTCTTCCAGGGAATTATATTCATTGATCAATCTATCGAGCATTTCGCTTATAAGTAATGTATCAATTGAAGATAAGCCTTTTATGCCCGCTACGGTAATCAATTCCTTGCGCGTCGTCTCAATTTGAGCTTCCAGTAAATGTTTCACACGCAATACCTCCCGAGTGTAGATATACCTGAATAATAATTATACACGACTTTAGAGAAAACAAGTATCTCAATTTAAGATATTTTACAATAGAATGAAACTTCAATTAACAACAGGTTCTACTACCCTCAGTTTATGCAGAATAAATGAAAATACTTTTTTAGAATGAAACACTTTACGTCACGGACTTTTTAAGGCAAACTATAAAAGATAATCTGTTTAAGGAGCTGTTTGATTATGAAAATCGCAGAAGTGGGAAATATTATAGAGTTTAAAGATGGCTTGCAAGGTATTGTGGAGAAAGTGAATGAGAACTCTGTAATCGTCGATTTGACATATATGGAAAATTTCGATGAACTGCAAATGGAGGAAAAAACTGTCATCAACCATAAACGCTATACAATCATCCACGGCACTGATGAATGAAACATTTTACGTTGTACTTCGTCCAATAAAGTGAAACTCGCTCAGGGGGATTCTATCCCCCACTGAGTATTAGGTAAACCAATCGGGCATTTACTGGCAGTTGATCTCCCGCCTTAGCGGGAGAGAATTACTGCCGGTTAATGCGGGATAAATGAATAGGAGGGATTTTCAATGAAATTCAATTGGAAAATAGTTTGCACAGGTTTTGCGGCTGCGATTCTCCTTACAGCTTGTGGCACCGATAATGCGGTTCAACAGGAAACCAAAACGGATGAACCAGAACAAGTTGTCGATGGAGCAAACGGCAGCTCGACGGATGGAACGTCAACCGATGCGGGATCCGATTCTACAAATGATGGCGCTGAGGAGTCCGCTGCTGATATGGCCGATGCTGTGCTAACTGATAGCGATGCCCAATCATATGCAATTGAAGTATTGCCCGGCTATACGTTAACTAGTGAAGAGCCTGGACGGGATAGTTTGTTTGCAGACGAGAATCCAGAAGCTTTTATGCGAATCGAAACACAACCTGCCGAAGATGGAGCATATGACTATTTCGCGGATAATATGCTTGAGGTATTGAAAGCTGCAAGCAATGGCGCAGAACCTGAAGAATTGACGGATGTTTATTCGGATGTCGAGGATGAGGGCATCAAGAATGCAAAAGCATTCAAGGTGGATACGGAAACAGGACCTGTCACGGGAGTCGTTTTTGAAAAAGATGGTATGGTCGTTAGACTTACTCTTTTCGATAATCCAGATGAAGAATTCAAATCTGATTTCTTGAATATGGGACAGACAGTACAATAATTTAGATAGTAGAATGACAAACGCCGAACAGGTTATGCCTGTTCGGCGTATTCTATGCATGAAATCATGAAAGGTTCTTAATGGATAATCCTAACTTTCTCAGGAGTTCAATTGCCGTGTCCTGTTCCGTCTTCGAAAGGGCGGACATCAATTCATTGATTTTCTCTTCATGGGACGGAAAAATATCTTCAATCAATCCCTTGCCCGCAGCTGTAATAGACATATACGTGATCCGTTTATCTTCGGTGCAATACACCCGTTCAATAAGCCCTTTCTTTTCAAGCTTATCTACGACATACGTCATGGATCCGCTGCTAAGCAGGATTTTTTGACCGATTTTTTGAATTGGTTGCCTTCCTTTGTGGTATAGAAGTTCCAGGACAGCAAACTCCGTAGGATTCAGCTTATAGGTTTCTATCAGTTTATTCGCCTCTTCCAAGACAACCTTGCTTGCCCTTGAAAGGACGATGAATAATTTCAATGCACGTTCTGTATCATTTGACATAGTTCGGATCCACCTTTTGTTTTCCTGTCAGCGTCTCGACACTATTATAGCGACAAATAGACGAATGTGTCAAAACGGATCGATTCAAGAGACGATGGACTGTTTGCTACTCAAAGGATACGAAGCACCTTCTTTTGCCTTAGGGAAGGTCAATATGAATTTTGTACCTACGTCGACTTGACTATCGACGGCAATCGTCCCGCCGTGATCTTCCACTGTTTTCAGAACAAATGGCAGTCCTAAGCCTGTTCCTCCCGGCTTTGAACTGAAAAAAGGCATGAACACTTGGCTCACTTGATGGCGAGTCATCCCTTTTCCCGTATCTGTTATGGAAAGGATAAGTTTTCCGTCGGATTCCGAGAGGTGAACGGCTAGCTTTCCACCGACCTGCATCGACTCCAATGCATTTTTAAATAAATTTAAAAGAACCTGCTTCATCTTATCCGGATCGCCGAAAATGTGTGGGTTGCTGTTCAGTTCCACCGACTGGGCGACTTCGATGCCATCCATGACCGCTTTAGGCAATAGTATTGAAACCATATCTCCGACCAATACTTCCAAAGAGAACACGGATTTCTTCTTTTCAGAGGGCTTTGACAAAACGAGCATCTCCCCAAGAATAGTTTCCATTCTCTCTATTTCGTCTTCAATTACGGAAATATAGCGGATTGAATCATCTGTAGCCGATACTTTTAGCAGTTGTGTGAATCCTTTCAAAGTTGTAATCGGATTTCTTATCTCATGAGCAATGCTAGCAGCAATTTGTCCGACGGCGGATAATGATCCTGAATGGGCCAACTGTACTTGCAGATTCTCTATTTCAGTGGAATCTGACATTTGGAAAATGAACATATTTGTTTCTTTATCATAGTAGGTTGTAATATGATAGTATCTTGTATCTTCTGTTGACCTTTGGTACGTTTTAATTGACTCGACAAAGCCTTGGTCTTTCACCTTTTCAAGAAGACCATGAACAGACTCATCATTTTCAGGATCTATTATGGAAAGGACATTGCCAATACTTTGACCAATCAACTCCTTCCGTGTTTGATTGATAAACACGCTATGCACTTCATTTACATCACGGATTTTTCCGTCTTGATCGACCAAAAGCAGAAAATCGGATGATTGCCTGAACGCATTGAAATACGTTTTTAAAGACGGAATCTTGCAAGGTTCCTGTAAATCAAACTTTGCAATGATCTTTTTTATGTCGGGAATGTAGAATAATTGCAATTGACTCGGGCCATTTTCATCAAAACATAATGTAACCGACAATTTTTCCATCAGTATCTGTTCAGATGTCCTTGCCCGTTCGGAAAATCCTGTCCATTCACACAGAGAAGTCGAATCTATGATTTCACTGATATTCTTTTTGTCTGTTATGTCGAAGTGCATTTTAAATGGCTCATTTTCATAATAAATGTCCCCATTTACTTGTAAAACCAACATAGGTCGAAAACTGTCATCCAACAGGAATGACATGCTCTTTAAAGTACTATCGAAATCACTCATTTGATACCTCCTGTGCCTATTACCAAACAATATGTGAAACGACAAGATTTCATGCGAAAAAAATCATTTTTTAGAACTTCAATTAAATAAAGTGTCTTCAATTCTGATTATTTCATATTATCTGTCGCAATAAAATAGTAGTTAATGACTAAAATAGGTATCTAATTTATCAGTAATTAGTATTATATCAAAGGAGCAAGCATATGAACATAGTTCTCACTACATTAAACGCAAAATATATTCACACAAACCTCGCTATCCGGTATTTGAAAACATACGCAATGCCGGAATATGAGCCTATATTGACGGAATATACAATAAAAGATCCAGTTTTAAATATTGTATCAGATATTTATCAAAAAAAACCAAGTATTGTCGGATTCAGTTTGTACATATGGAATATTGAGGAATCGATTAAGGTAATCCGGGTACTCAAAAAGACAAATCCCGAACTTGTCATTGTAGCCGGAGGACCTGAAGTGACGTATGACTTCGACAAATGGTTGGAAGAAGTCCCTGAGATCGATTTTATCGTTCTCGGCGAAGGAGAAAGGACTTTTAAACAATTGCTCGATTACCATGCGGGGAAAATCAGTCTCAAAGAAGTGCAAGGAGTCGCCTACTTAGAGGACGGAAGATTGAAATCTACTGCTCCCGGACCGAAACTAGATTTACGAGAGCTGCCCTCCCCTTTCAGATTCCCTGAAGATATTCCTCATCTGGGCAACCGGGTGACATATATTGAGACGAGCAGGGGCTGTCCGTTCTCTTGTCAATTCTGTTTATCATCCATCGAAGTCGGCGTCCGTTATTTCAATAGGGATTCAGTGAAGGACGACATCCGATATTTGATGAAAAATGGCGCCAAGACAATCAAATTCGTAGACCGCACGTTTAATATAAGTCGGAGCTACGCCATGGAAATGTTTCAATTTCTTATTGATGAACATATGGCGGGGACGGTTTTCCAGTTTGAAATAACCGGTGACATCATGCGTCCGGAAGTCATCAACTTTTTAAACGAGAATGCTCCTGCCGGACTCTTCCGCTTTGAAATCGGAGTGCAGTCGACAAATGATTTGACGAATGAACTAGTACAACGAAGACAAAACTTTGAAAAGCTGTCCAGAACTGTCACTATGGTGAAAGATGGCGGAAAGATTGCGCAGCATCTAGATTTGATCGCCGGGTTGCCGGAAGAGGATTATGCTTCATTCAGAGATACATTCAACGATGTCTTTGCCATGCGTCCTGAAGAGCTTCAATTAGGCTTCCTTAAGCTATTAAGAGGGACTGGCTTGCGTATTCAGGCTGAACAATTCGGTTATACGTATATCGACGAAGCTCCTTATGAAATCTTATCCAATAACGTCTTGACATTTGATGATATCTTACGGATCAAACAGACCGAGGATGTACTAGAAAAGTATTGGAATGACAATCGTATGCCGCGTACAGTTGAGTATCTCGTATCAGAAGTGTTTGAAACGCCGTTCGACTTCTTCCAGCAATTCGGTACGTTTTGGGAAACGAAGGGCTGGTCGAGAATTGGCCATCAGCTTCAGGATTTGTACACAAGACTGGAGAAGTTCCTCCTTGACTATGGACAAGCGGATATGAGTATCGTTACTAGTTTAATGAAAATCGATTATTTGGCGCATCACACTTTCCAACCTCGACATATTTGGTGGCGTGAAGACATGGAGCCTGAAACACTGGCAGCAATCGAAAGGTCGGTGTTGGATGACAAAGTCCTTCTGAGCAATATTTCAACGCCTACACGGCTTACCGAAAGGAATATCCGGAAGCATACATTCATCACTCCGGTCTCCATCCGACCGTCAGAGGCATATGAAGAAGGTTCTGTGAAAGAAGAAGGCTATCTTGTCACGTTTTTCTGCAAAGGACAAAATCCACAATTTCATTTTATTGAAAAAACAACGGAGAAAACAGTTCTCTAAACATTAAAAGCATCTTTCCTCTTCTAAACAGCGAGGAAAGATGCTTTTTTCATCCGATGATGACGCGTTCTTTAGGATATGTGTAAGGTTTTTTATTGGTCTTTCCACCTAATGTGTACAGGAATGAAATGAGACCTACTCGTCCAATAAACATGAGAACCATGATGATTAATTTACCAATTACCGACAGGTCAGATGTAATTCCGAGCGACATGCCGCACGTACCAAATGCAGAAGTGATTTCAAAGAGGAGTGCGAC
The sequence above is drawn from the Sporosarcina luteola genome and encodes:
- a CDS encoding YkyB family protein: MKKEETVRQLAIAIYTVNRHAKTATNNRELYTLKNKAIQRLLQSGDANKIGLHFVDNPQLSQQSSTVLVKCSDFLFHTLPEKDDFTSLPHLGAQDQTFRNPQERMNLKTAKELLIDFLGEQIAPKSAKKKTFIPKRPKVSNTQSFRSSYLDGK
- a CDS encoding NAD(P)-dependent oxidoreductase, producing the protein MNIANKNGGINMGKKKIAFIGTGVMGSSIVKHLLNAEYDVTVFTRTKEKAEALITHGAQWAETAGQATATADVVLTMVGYPSDVEEVYYSADGIIENAREGMVLIDMTTSSPALAKRIAVEAEKKGISSIDAPVSGGDVGAQNGTLSIMCGGNEQTFKEVLPLLQVFGKQIVYQGEAGAGQHTKMCNQIAIATNMIGVCEAIAYGKEAGLDAETVLQSISSGAAGSWSLSNLAPRMIKGDFEPGFYVKHFLKDMNIALAEAEQMSLPLPGLQLAKEMYSELVEEGYGEKGTQVLYKQYRRT
- a CDS encoding DUF58 domain-containing protein, translated to MKWIRYEHGFRSIHQGMAITGVFFIFAFIYLQVWLAACFAAVFAMLAFQNIYFSKVGQHLSVTFRAKQKRILIGEREELVLEFENGTVPIWNGTLTISLEDAVAPSSDNKRHYSGIYDLTVPFAIGGNKKVEIRIPLEGKKRGLSRVTRVMLEIPHLFGDGFVHMELNEPIYYQSLVYPRVTSLGRELKSSPYKPGETELKQSLFQDEFQPIGTREYIPTDRFDHIHWTASARMQKLQTKEFLPVSSQSVVLMMNAIEKDRGFLDFEKKVERLVSYADYCMKNDIPYSVAINIRSFGAKPYLLLPSGSGKVQFQKVMVMLAKISDKHAKLPFEEMLRHMESHGQLPQTVVLISHENDRVKALAKQWIKRYEVILDNSHERNERIWDNQHMKKTGTDSTYLNA
- a CDS encoding AAA family ATPase, yielding MVTIKDFRKELNQAVIGREKEFDLMLIALLQQGHVLLESVPGSGKTMMAKSFANAFKGDFKRVQFTPDVLPSDVTGIRYFNPQSQEFILKAGPVSTNILLADEINRATPRTQSSLLESMEERQVTIDGETLSLPMPFMVIATQNPIESQQGTFPLPAAQLDRFLFKLNIDYPSFEEEHDILRQYGKNPGQIRTNAIIDARTVRTWSADAAEVTVHTDVEKYILKIVRATREHPFLELGLSSRAALAILQAARTKAYIEGRDYVTPDDVKYILPPAALHRMELSTEGVLTKTIEEVLQEIMNSITAPLEATV
- a CDS encoding aspartyl-phosphate phosphatase Spo0E family protein, translated to MKHLLEAQIETTRKELITVAGIKGLSSIDTLLISEMLDRLINEYNSLEEMPGLRNG
- a CDS encoding YkvS family protein: MKIAEVGNIIEFKDGLQGIVEKVNENSVIVDLTYMENFDELQMEEKTVINHKRYTIIHGTDE
- a CDS encoding MarR family winged helix-turn-helix transcriptional regulator, with product MSNDTERALKLFIVLSRASKVVLEEANKLIETYKLNPTEFAVLELLYHKGRQPIQKIGQKILLSSGSMTYVVDKLEKKGLIERVYCTEDKRITYMSITAAGKGLIEDIFPSHEEKINELMSALSKTEQDTAIELLRKLGLSIKNLS
- a CDS encoding ATP-binding protein, which translates into the protein MSDFDSTLKSMSFLLDDSFRPMLVLQVNGDIYYENEPFKMHFDITDKKNISEIIDSTSLCEWTGFSERARTSEQILMEKLSVTLCFDENGPSQLQLFYIPDIKKIIAKFDLQEPCKIPSLKTYFNAFRQSSDFLLLVDQDGKIRDVNEVHSVFINQTRKELIGQSIGNVLSIIDPENDESVHGLLEKVKDQGFVESIKTYQRSTEDTRYYHITTYYDKETNMFIFQMSDSTEIENLQVQLAHSGSLSAVGQIAASIAHEIRNPITTLKGFTQLLKVSATDDSIRYISVIEDEIERMETILGEMLVLSKPSEKKKSVFSLEVLVGDMVSILLPKAVMDGIEVAQSVELNSNPHIFGDPDKMKQVLLNLFKNALESMQVGGKLAVHLSESDGKLILSITDTGKGMTRHQVSQVFMPFFSSKPGGTGLGLPFVLKTVEDHGGTIAVDSQVDVGTKFILTFPKAKEGASYPLSSKQSIVS
- a CDS encoding B12-binding domain-containing radical SAM protein, with amino-acid sequence MNIVLTTLNAKYIHTNLAIRYLKTYAMPEYEPILTEYTIKDPVLNIVSDIYQKKPSIVGFSLYIWNIEESIKVIRVLKKTNPELVIVAGGPEVTYDFDKWLEEVPEIDFIVLGEGERTFKQLLDYHAGKISLKEVQGVAYLEDGRLKSTAPGPKLDLRELPSPFRFPEDIPHLGNRVTYIETSRGCPFSCQFCLSSIEVGVRYFNRDSVKDDIRYLMKNGAKTIKFVDRTFNISRSYAMEMFQFLIDEHMAGTVFQFEITGDIMRPEVINFLNENAPAGLFRFEIGVQSTNDLTNELVQRRQNFEKLSRTVTMVKDGGKIAQHLDLIAGLPEEDYASFRDTFNDVFAMRPEELQLGFLKLLRGTGLRIQAEQFGYTYIDEAPYEILSNNVLTFDDILRIKQTEDVLEKYWNDNRMPRTVEYLVSEVFETPFDFFQQFGTFWETKGWSRIGHQLQDLYTRLEKFLLDYGQADMSIVTSLMKIDYLAHHTFQPRHIWWREDMEPETLAAIERSVLDDKVLLSNISTPTRLTERNIRKHTFITPVSIRPSEAYEEGSVKEEGYLVTFFCKGQNPQFHFIEKTTEKTVL